From a region of the Cherax quadricarinatus isolate ZL_2023a chromosome 32, ASM3850222v1, whole genome shotgun sequence genome:
- the Ciao1 gene encoding NIF3-like protein 1 isoform X1, protein MSFSVLSWPVGRFLHIRHYSMHLSEVVKRLNSLAPPFLAESWDNVGLLVEPYTKKNIETMLLSNDLTEEVMDEAEAQGANLIFSYHPPVFRPLKRITSNGWKDRIIARCLEKGIAIYSPHTACDAVLGGVNDWLIQAFDGEEVTPLQISVKPSDCSHQVTITVSSESEATMLMERLTPLLVQSSVLFRSEKRVELVCPETTLPTIVRLASGNGNSTSIQLSITKIEKVPMPGHGLGRKCKLAHPMTISEAINRIKSHLGLSYVRLALACGATLESSVGSVAVCAGSGTSVLCGAIADLWLTGEMSHHDILDATQQGTTVVLAEHSNSERGFLKVLQPRLYSLFGHEINVIISEKDKTPLSVV, encoded by the exons ATGAGCTTCAGTGTTCTGTCTTGGCCTGTTGGAAGATTCCTTCACATTAGACATTACAG CATGCATCTCTCTGAGGTTGTGAAACGTCTCAACAGTCTGGCCCCACCATTCCTGGCAGAGTCTTGGGATAATGTAGGACTTCTTGTTGAACCATACACTAAGAA GAATATTGAGACCATGTTGCTAAGTAATGACCTTACTGAAGAGGTTATGGATGAAGCAGAGGCACAAGGGGCTAATTTAATTTTCTCCTATCATCCACCCGTGTTCCGACCCCTGAAAAGAATCACCAGCAATGGCTGGAAG GATCGAATCATTGCACGTTGTTTGGAAAAAGGAATTGCTATCTATTCTCCCCATACTGCCTGTGATGCAGTACTGGGAGGAGTTAATGACTGGCTCATTCAGGCTTTTG ATGGAGAAGAAGTGACCCCACTACAAATAAGCGTAAAGCCATCAGATTGCAGTCATCAGGTGACGATTACGGTCAGCAGCGAGTCAGAGGCAACAATGCTTATGGAAAGGCTTACACCACTTCTTGTTCAATCTTCAGTTCTCTTTAG AAGCGAGAAGCGCGTGGAACTTGTGTGCCCTGAGACAACTCTTCCGACTATTGTAAGACTGGCCAGTGGTAATGGAAACTCTACCTCTATACAGCTCAGCATTACAAAGATAGAGAAG GTTCCCATGCCTGGCCATGGATTGGGAAGGAAATGCAAACTTGCTCACCCAATGACTATTAGTGAAGCAATTAACAGAATCAAGTCTCATCTTGGGTTGTCATATGTTCGTTTAGCCTTAGCATGTGGTGCCACACTAG AAAGTTCAGTGggaagtgtagctgtgtgtgctgGCTCAGGAACATCGGTGCTATGTGGTGCTATTGCTGATCTTTGGCTTACTGGAGAAATGTCTCATCACGATATCCTGGATGCCACTCAACAGGGAACTACAGTAGTACTTGCAGAGCATTCCAACAGTGAACGTGGCTTTCTCAAGGTTCTCCAACCTCGCTTGTACAGTCTTTTTGGGCATGAAATAAATGTAATCATTTCAGAGAAAGACAAGACTCCACTAAGTGTTGTTTAA
- the Ciao1 gene encoding NIF3-like protein 1 isoform X2 yields MHLSEVVKRLNSLAPPFLAESWDNVGLLVEPYTKKNIETMLLSNDLTEEVMDEAEAQGANLIFSYHPPVFRPLKRITSNGWKDRIIARCLEKGIAIYSPHTACDAVLGGVNDWLIQAFDGEEVTPLQISVKPSDCSHQVTITVSSESEATMLMERLTPLLVQSSVLFRSEKRVELVCPETTLPTIVRLASGNGNSTSIQLSITKIEKVPMPGHGLGRKCKLAHPMTISEAINRIKSHLGLSYVRLALACGATLESSVGSVAVCAGSGTSVLCGAIADLWLTGEMSHHDILDATQQGTTVVLAEHSNSERGFLKVLQPRLYSLFGHEINVIISEKDKTPLSVV; encoded by the exons ATGCATCTCTCTGAGGTTGTGAAACGTCTCAACAGTCTGGCCCCACCATTCCTGGCAGAGTCTTGGGATAATGTAGGACTTCTTGTTGAACCATACACTAAGAA GAATATTGAGACCATGTTGCTAAGTAATGACCTTACTGAAGAGGTTATGGATGAAGCAGAGGCACAAGGGGCTAATTTAATTTTCTCCTATCATCCACCCGTGTTCCGACCCCTGAAAAGAATCACCAGCAATGGCTGGAAG GATCGAATCATTGCACGTTGTTTGGAAAAAGGAATTGCTATCTATTCTCCCCATACTGCCTGTGATGCAGTACTGGGAGGAGTTAATGACTGGCTCATTCAGGCTTTTG ATGGAGAAGAAGTGACCCCACTACAAATAAGCGTAAAGCCATCAGATTGCAGTCATCAGGTGACGATTACGGTCAGCAGCGAGTCAGAGGCAACAATGCTTATGGAAAGGCTTACACCACTTCTTGTTCAATCTTCAGTTCTCTTTAG AAGCGAGAAGCGCGTGGAACTTGTGTGCCCTGAGACAACTCTTCCGACTATTGTAAGACTGGCCAGTGGTAATGGAAACTCTACCTCTATACAGCTCAGCATTACAAAGATAGAGAAG GTTCCCATGCCTGGCCATGGATTGGGAAGGAAATGCAAACTTGCTCACCCAATGACTATTAGTGAAGCAATTAACAGAATCAAGTCTCATCTTGGGTTGTCATATGTTCGTTTAGCCTTAGCATGTGGTGCCACACTAG AAAGTTCAGTGggaagtgtagctgtgtgtgctgGCTCAGGAACATCGGTGCTATGTGGTGCTATTGCTGATCTTTGGCTTACTGGAGAAATGTCTCATCACGATATCCTGGATGCCACTCAACAGGGAACTACAGTAGTACTTGCAGAGCATTCCAACAGTGAACGTGGCTTTCTCAAGGTTCTCCAACCTCGCTTGTACAGTCTTTTTGGGCATGAAATAAATGTAATCATTTCAGAGAAAGACAAGACTCCACTAAGTGTTGTTTAA